The Juglans microcarpa x Juglans regia isolate MS1-56 chromosome 2D, Jm3101_v1.0, whole genome shotgun sequence DNA window CGCTGGCAGTTAATGGATTTTGATCCAGCAGATCCTCGAATGGGTTGAATCCAAATGAAATGGGAGTTGGACCGGACGTGGACTTTACAAAGATCCCACACCACAATCTTTTAGTTCTAGATGGTAAACCTGTGGCTGTCCGAGACAAATTTGGTTCCTCTTGATGAATCCAATCCCACatgtcgttttgagattgagcAGTTTCATATAATTAATGCTATGGAAGGCTAACTATGGATCTACAGACTGCACAGCTACAGATTTGTCTCGAACACAAAAGCTTAAAGGAATCTGCCTCTCAGCAACAACATTGGACCATTGTCGAAGCAAGAACCTTATAATGCAGATGACTGAAACTTCAGATTTATATCGTATATGATTGTTTCTCGAATAATTCGAGGGGATATCATATGCATATGATACGAACAATAATAGTAGCAAGCAGTAAGAAATATTAGGTGCTGGAAAAAGTTAACAATGAATCGATAATTGAATAGTCATCATAGGAGTGAGCAACATTGCATCCAAGGTCGAAGGAGTTATAAATGTTGCTATGCCTTTTGACATTTCATTACAAGCTGGACCTGTCTCTCAGATTGAACTGGTATCAAAAGTTGCAAGCATATCTTTTTGTTATTACAAGCTTGTATCTTTCACCACAACAGTGATATGACAACTGCGCCTTCTTATCTGATAAGCTCTTCCCCGAGCTTGAGGTCTAACTTTTTTCCTAGTAACACCCTCGTTAACTTCAGCTTTACTAACTATTAAACTTCCTTCATCCAAACCCATGTTGTTAGTGGCGTTTGCTGCTGCAGAATAAACCAATTTAAGAACGGGTTCACATGCTCGGTAAGGCATGAGCTCCAGTATCATAAGTGATTCCTCGTATGACCGTCCACGAATCTGATCGATTACCCTTCTCACTTTATTAGCAGACATCGGTATGTGTTTAGCAATCGCGTATGCTTCTGCATAGGTGTTCTGCTTTCTGTCCTTTGTCACTGTCCCTGCAGTATTACATAagcatatgaaattatttctttcATAAGTTTCTGTCCGTTTGattatctaattttattcataatgcACAACAGCATGAGTACTTAAAgaggaaaattttgatataCTGGAAATTATGAATCATGACTTCTACAACATCCTGTGAAAGGTGCTGCAAGTATATCAGCACGCGGTGATAAATATCTCTTCCAACCCAACATCACCGTCCATTTCTCCTAGGAAAGCTTATAAGCAGGAAGTTCATCCTGCCCTTATATGGACAGATTTTAGGCAACAACCACAAGAAGTGATTAATTACTGCACAAAATTCCCAGACTTCCACTAGCACCTAAGTGACAAAGGAGTATACCACCACAGGTCCACAACTGACCGGCTTTtattctgtaattttttttaaaagtcatgACTCGCCATTGTgagacatataatatattcgATGGCCAAGCATAAGAAAGCTACCCATAAGGATGTGGAGACGGGCTAATGCTAAGTTGGCTCAGGAAACTATTAGAAGATAGTGGTcaataaactatattttaaagaaaacttgAGCCACATCATCTAATCCTCCAAAACTTATTTACTTCAATTGAAATCtacacaaataaattaattgtaaaaaagaaatctatacagatagattataatttttcagttttaacaAGACGTAGTATgccttaaaaatcaaattttgagtAGCTTTTATCAAGCAGCATTCTTCGGTGAAAAGAAGATAATGAATCACCAGTAGGCTGTATGCACGAATTAGTAAACTTACCATTTACCAACATGCAGGCTCGCCATCTAATACTTCCAACACAAAGAACCTAGGAGTAATTTCCATTGTGAAAATCATAATGCAAATGTGAAGACTTTCCCTGACTTGCTTTAGTTCTAAATAAGAGCTTTTTATAAGCAAGATTTTGATTAATCATTGTTTTCGAAATTCAAACAAACGGGATttggggggggtgggggggggggggggggggggtcgtGGACAAAGAACAAAACCGAACCGTTAAGCACTCCACATCTCAACAGAATACCTTTCCTCTCTCGAATGTAAACTATTGTATCAAATCCCAGTGTCATTGCAAAATTATCAATCATTCATCAGTGATTCAGTATGGATTCACCGCTAGCCTTCCAGTCTAGCACGAAACCGTCCTCATCACATCTCCGTTGGGGTCCACGGCCCAGCTGTTAATCCTCTACAACTGATTTGGTTACCTCAATGAAAATCCGTGCAAGAGTTTATCTGAAATTTGAGGAGGACTTTAATTGGATTTTCTTTATGGGATCTGGCCCCAATGAAGAAGGAGAGTTATGGCCTGACTTTACGAAATGCAcgaattttaagaaaaaatatatctccaaaacatctcatttatctataaaataaaatcattaagcTCGGATAAAATCTTCTCCTTAGCAAACTGACAAGGATGGAGGGCATGACATTTGGGGGTGGGTCGAGTGGGGTACCTTCAGATGGAGTAGTCTCGGAGGTCGTAGCACGAGGGCGATTAGGCACTCGGTCTTTCTGAGTTTTGGAATCCCAGGATGTTTTGCGAGCTCTATGATCATTAGGCTTCGCCTGGAGTCGAATAGCCGGGAATCTGGTCTTCGAAGAGGGAGCTCGGTGGAGTGCGAGAGCAGGCTGTGGAGTCTGATGGAGGAAAGCCAAGCTATGCAGCGGAGGAGAAAGACTAAGAGCCATGGCCGGGCCGAGAAACAAGCATGAACCAACCAGCAGGGATAGGGTTGTGAACTTGTGAGGAGAGTTGTCGTTCGTGGCTTAGGGGTTGATAAGCATAAACTAAACAAACGTCTGCGAAAACCATGAGAAAGCTCACTCGCTTGGATAAAGGAGTGGGCTCGATTTCTAACTTTACTCGGGCATGTAGTTATGGGCCCAACATTGTCAATTGCTTGCATATTGGGCCAATGATATTTCTACacctatattataatttgttg harbors:
- the LOC121248816 gene encoding 50S ribosomal protein L22, chloroplastic-like, encoding MALSLSPPLHSLAFLHQTPQPALALHRAPSSKTRFPAIRLQAKPNDHRARKTSWDSKTQKDRVPNRPRATTSETTPSEGTVTKDRKQNTYAEAYAIAKHIPMSANKVRRVIDQIRGRSYEESLMILELMPYRACEPVLKLVYSAAANATNNMGLDEGSLIVSKAEVNEGVTRKKVRPQARGRAYQIRRRSCHITVVVKDTSL